One Microbacterium sp. W4I20 DNA window includes the following coding sequences:
- a CDS encoding FtsX-like permease family protein produces the protein MSTRAPAHSRMPALWTLVRPTRSDLSSTALPIIAFAVISTVALGAVALARAYWNAPDPEGFGQYRILAAGMLAVLVVPVGTLGGAAARLSARRREDRLATLRLMGASSSWVRRVALIEAGLIAAGGALVGLLLSMPLTPLLSLVEVAGTPLGSEGARLPTPLAAALLLGVVVVAVVSAGASLRLVLISPLGVRMRQNAPRMHWLRVVIAVLVVGGAVIVLQLTSVSWGAVGITAALVVVLVAVMAVLNLLGPYVASRLARRRLMRSGDAATLIAMRGALESPQAAWRLVSGVALASFVAVPAGSLLGFLDTVQRLSDAVSPRQTLFFGDIRLVVVAAVAVSYLLVACSVGVTQAAAVLERRALYVSLDRLGMPFSVMTRSRRLSVSTPLLVAAVVPTLIAALLVIPVVGISVVTAPLFIVTVAGCIAAGVVLVQLGVVATTPVLRRVLSQPDRGL, from the coding sequence ATGAGCACGCGAGCCCCGGCGCACAGCCGAATGCCGGCGCTGTGGACGCTGGTGAGACCGACTCGGAGCGATCTCTCGAGCACCGCATTGCCGATCATCGCGTTCGCTGTGATCTCCACCGTCGCGCTGGGCGCCGTCGCGCTCGCCCGAGCGTACTGGAACGCTCCGGACCCCGAGGGCTTCGGGCAGTACCGGATCCTGGCGGCGGGGATGCTGGCGGTGCTGGTGGTGCCCGTCGGAACCCTCGGCGGCGCCGCGGCTCGTCTCTCCGCGCGTCGTCGCGAGGACCGCCTCGCGACACTGCGGCTGATGGGTGCCTCCTCTTCCTGGGTACGGAGAGTCGCGCTCATCGAAGCCGGACTCATCGCGGCCGGGGGTGCACTCGTCGGGCTGCTGCTCTCGATGCCGCTCACGCCCCTCCTCTCGCTCGTCGAGGTTGCGGGCACTCCGCTGGGCTCGGAGGGCGCACGGCTGCCGACGCCGCTGGCGGCGGCGCTCCTCCTCGGCGTCGTGGTGGTTGCGGTGGTGAGCGCTGGCGCGAGTCTGAGACTCGTCCTGATCTCACCGCTCGGTGTTCGTATGCGCCAGAACGCGCCGCGGATGCACTGGCTGCGCGTCGTCATCGCAGTGCTCGTGGTGGGCGGTGCGGTGATCGTGTTGCAGCTGACGTCGGTGAGCTGGGGAGCAGTGGGTATCACGGCGGCACTGGTCGTGGTGCTCGTCGCGGTGATGGCCGTGCTGAACCTTCTCGGACCCTATGTCGCGAGTCGTCTGGCCCGGCGCAGGCTGATGCGATCAGGGGATGCCGCGACGTTGATCGCCATGCGCGGGGCGCTCGAGTCGCCGCAGGCGGCCTGGCGCCTGGTGTCCGGGGTGGCCTTGGCGAGTTTCGTCGCTGTACCCGCCGGCTCCTTGCTCGGCTTCCTCGACACCGTGCAGCGACTCTCGGACGCGGTCTCGCCCCGACAGACCCTCTTCTTCGGTGACATCCGGCTTGTCGTCGTTGCGGCTGTCGCGGTCTCCTATCTGCTGGTCGCCTGCTCGGTGGGCGTCACCCAGGCTGCGGCGGTGCTGGAACGGCGAGCCCTGTACGTGAGTCTCGACCGGCTGGGCATGCCGTTCTCGGTGATGACCCGCTCGCGGCGGCTGTCCGTGAGCACCCCACTGCTCGTGGCCGCGGTGGTGCCGACCCTCATCGCCGCCCTGCTCGTGATCCCTGTCGTGGGGATCTCGGTCGTCACCGCTCCTCTCTTCATCGTCACGGTGGCCGGCTGCATCGCCGCCGGCGTCGTGCTCGTCCAGCTCGGCGTCGTCGCGACCACACCCGTGCTGCGGCGCGTGCTGTCGCAGCCGGATCGCGGACTGTGA
- a CDS encoding ABC transporter permease produces MSTSTGSGTAPGTIVRRFAVHDVGLGGAIVAEWIKFRGLASNHALAGFTLFLLLANGVAMPWAYVFRDRSSPRADYDAYPEMIVDKTGYVGIILAVLAVLMVTNEYRSGQISTTLLSVPRRTSVLVAKAAIIAGIAFVIGIASSAIGFAVAPTILAGGGYGYILETPVLLRLVVGAGLYLAAISVIGVALGAIIRNVVAAVLATIVFLLIVPVIPEMFSEYGTEITRFFPIQAGSLLLAPAGTDPMGPWVGYAVLLIWTLALFVVAVITLKRRDA; encoded by the coding sequence ATGAGCACCAGCACCGGTTCCGGCACCGCCCCGGGGACCATCGTGCGCCGCTTCGCCGTGCACGATGTCGGGCTCGGCGGCGCGATCGTGGCCGAATGGATCAAATTCCGCGGGCTCGCATCGAACCACGCCCTCGCGGGATTCACTCTCTTTCTCTTGCTCGCCAACGGGGTCGCCATGCCCTGGGCTTACGTCTTCCGCGACCGCAGCTCACCGCGGGCGGACTACGATGCGTACCCCGAGATGATCGTCGATAAGACCGGGTACGTCGGGATCATCCTCGCGGTGCTCGCGGTGCTGATGGTCACGAACGAGTACCGCTCCGGGCAGATCAGCACGACGCTGCTCTCGGTTCCCCGCCGCACCTCGGTACTGGTCGCGAAGGCCGCGATCATCGCGGGGATCGCCTTCGTCATCGGCATCGCCAGCTCGGCTATCGGGTTCGCCGTCGCGCCGACGATCCTCGCCGGCGGCGGGTACGGCTACATCCTGGAAACACCCGTCCTGCTCCGGCTGGTCGTCGGCGCCGGGCTGTATCTCGCCGCCATCAGCGTCATCGGCGTCGCACTCGGCGCCATCATCCGCAACGTCGTCGCCGCGGTGCTCGCGACGATCGTGTTCCTGCTCATCGTGCCCGTGATCCCGGAGATGTTCTCGGAGTACGGCACCGAGATCACCCGCTTCTTCCCGATCCAGGCCGGCTCCCTGCTGCTGGCGCCCGCCGGCACCGACCCGATGGGCCCGTGGGTCGGCTATGCCGTTCTGCTGATCTGGACGCTGGCGCTGTTCGTCGTCGCAGTGATCACGCTCAAGCGCCGCGACGCCTGA
- the dnaB gene encoding replicative DNA helicase yields MSIADISEERMGAKRAPERVPPHDLLAEQSALGGMLLSKDAVADVIETLKGADFYIPKHELIFEAILSLYSHGEPTDVVAVTDELIKTGELGKAGGADYLHTLTSIVPTAANAGYYAGIVAERAILRRLVDAGTRIVQLGYAGEGDATDIVNNAQAEIYSVTGTETAEDYVPLTTAVDAAIEEIEAANGRDGSMTGIPTGFKELDELTNGLHGGQMIVVAARPAMGKSTLALDFARAASIGHNFPSIFFSLEMGKSEIAMRLLSAEGGIPLQNMRKGTLDPRDWTTVAATRGRINDAPLYIDDSPNMTLVEIRAKCRRLKQREGLRMVIIDYLQLMTSGKRVESRQQEVSEFSRSLKLIAKELQVPVIALSQLNRGPEQRQDKKPAISDLRESGSIEQDADMVILLHRESVYDKDVRPGEADLIVAKHRNGPTATITVAFQGHYSRFMDMAPGGDFN; encoded by the coding sequence GTGTCGATCGCCGACATCTCAGAGGAGCGCATGGGCGCGAAGCGCGCGCCCGAACGCGTGCCCCCGCACGACCTCCTCGCCGAGCAGAGCGCGCTGGGTGGCATGCTGCTGTCGAAGGATGCTGTCGCCGATGTGATCGAGACGCTCAAGGGCGCCGATTTCTACATCCCGAAGCACGAGCTCATCTTCGAGGCGATCCTCTCGCTGTACTCGCACGGTGAGCCGACCGACGTCGTCGCCGTCACCGACGAGCTCATCAAGACGGGCGAGCTCGGCAAGGCCGGCGGCGCCGACTACCTGCACACGCTCACCTCGATCGTGCCGACCGCGGCCAACGCCGGCTACTACGCGGGCATCGTCGCAGAGCGCGCGATCCTTCGCCGCCTGGTCGACGCCGGCACGCGCATCGTGCAGCTCGGCTACGCCGGCGAGGGCGACGCGACCGACATCGTCAACAACGCTCAGGCGGAGATCTACTCGGTCACCGGCACCGAGACGGCCGAAGACTACGTGCCGCTGACCACGGCGGTCGATGCGGCCATCGAGGAGATCGAGGCGGCGAACGGCCGCGACGGCTCGATGACCGGCATCCCCACCGGGTTCAAGGAACTCGACGAGCTCACCAACGGACTCCACGGCGGTCAGATGATCGTCGTCGCCGCACGACCCGCCATGGGTAAGTCGACCCTCGCGCTCGACTTCGCGCGCGCCGCATCCATCGGCCACAACTTCCCCTCGATCTTCTTCTCGCTCGAGATGGGCAAGAGCGAGATCGCGATGCGTCTGCTCAGCGCCGAGGGCGGCATCCCGCTGCAGAACATGCGCAAGGGAACGCTCGACCCGCGCGACTGGACCACCGTCGCCGCGACCCGCGGTCGCATCAACGACGCCCCCCTCTACATCGACGACAGCCCCAACATGACGCTCGTCGAGATCCGAGCCAAATGTCGTCGACTCAAGCAGCGCGAGGGCCTGCGCATGGTCATCATCGACTACCTGCAGCTGATGACGTCGGGCAAGCGCGTCGAGTCGCGTCAGCAGGAAGTCTCGGAGTTCTCGCGAAGCCTCAAGCTCATCGCCAAGGAGCTTCAGGTCCCGGTCATCGCGCTGTCGCAGCTGAATCGTGGTCCCGAGCAGCGCCAGGACAAGAAGCCCGCCATCAGCGACCTCCGCGAGTCGGGCTCGATCGAGCAGGATGCCGACATGGTCATCCTGCTGCACCGCGAGTCGGTGTATGACAAAGACGTGCGTCCGGGCGAGGCCGACCTGATCGTCGCCAAGCACCGTAACGGTCCGACGGCGACGATCACCGTCGCGTTCCAGGGCCACTACTCGCGGTTCATGGACATGGCCCCGGGCGGCGACTTCAACTGA
- a CDS encoding sensor histidine kinase → MSAAAAHPVVDAAEVDRVLGTRLLRWLDAHQRAVDALVAAMCLVVQTLVLVLPRAQPLWPGLFLVLFSVVPLLWRRRYPRAILVALALTSTAGMLLPTPVALLALPAAVALYTVASLLPIGTALLGYAVLVGLPALGTLLLLLTTGSAHAPALLDPLALVALAAGIAVRGAAQRREALTQLVNQRLATARVVERQRIAAEMHDIIAHSLSTMISLADGASSGWREHPERSALALDKLGDVGRSALSDMNRILRVLRQGDAVLDQSLHRSGHNVPDVEEIVEVFRGTGMPVRLIRSGGAIPGDDPALSTTVYRIVQESLTNVLRYAVEATRVEVGIDVAGGAVAVQVTDDGRIDVHRSRPPSQGSGQGLLGIAERAATYGGTIAAGPRQGGGWSTRATLLIGDGART, encoded by the coding sequence ATGAGTGCTGCTGCAGCCCATCCGGTAGTGGATGCCGCGGAGGTCGACCGTGTCCTCGGCACACGGCTGCTGCGCTGGCTCGACGCTCATCAGCGTGCGGTCGACGCCCTCGTCGCCGCGATGTGCCTCGTCGTTCAGACGCTCGTTCTCGTGCTGCCGCGGGCGCAACCGCTCTGGCCGGGGCTGTTCCTCGTGCTCTTCTCGGTCGTACCACTGCTGTGGCGGCGTCGGTATCCGCGGGCGATCCTCGTCGCACTGGCGCTGACCAGCACGGCGGGCATGCTCCTGCCCACCCCGGTCGCACTGCTGGCGCTGCCCGCCGCCGTGGCGCTCTACACGGTGGCTTCCCTGCTGCCCATCGGGACCGCACTGCTGGGCTACGCGGTCCTCGTGGGTCTGCCGGCTCTGGGGACTCTTCTCCTCCTGCTGACGACGGGATCGGCCCATGCGCCGGCGCTGCTGGACCCCCTGGCACTTGTCGCCCTCGCTGCCGGGATCGCCGTCCGCGGTGCGGCGCAGCGCCGAGAGGCCCTCACTCAACTGGTGAATCAACGGCTCGCCACGGCGCGGGTCGTCGAGCGGCAGCGGATCGCCGCGGAGATGCACGACATCATCGCCCACTCGTTGTCGACGATGATCTCCCTCGCGGACGGGGCGTCGAGCGGCTGGCGAGAGCATCCCGAGCGGTCGGCCCTGGCGCTCGACAAGCTGGGTGACGTCGGGCGCAGCGCGCTGAGCGACATGAACCGAATCCTGCGGGTGCTCCGACAGGGAGACGCGGTGCTGGACCAGAGTCTGCATCGTTCCGGACACAACGTGCCCGACGTGGAGGAGATCGTCGAGGTCTTCCGCGGCACCGGTATGCCCGTCCGGCTCATTCGCTCCGGCGGCGCGATACCCGGAGATGATCCCGCGCTCTCGACGACGGTGTACAGGATCGTCCAGGAGTCTCTCACCAACGTGCTCCGCTATGCCGTGGAAGCCACACGGGTGGAGGTCGGCATCGACGTCGCCGGCGGCGCCGTCGCGGTGCAGGTCACCGACGACGGCCGCATCGACGTCCACCGCAGCCGACCCCCGAGCCAGGGGAGCGGGCAGGGGCTGCTCGGGATCGCCGAACGTGCCGCCACGTACGGCGGCACGATTGCAGCGGGTCCACGCCAGGGCGGGGGCTGGTCGACGAGGGCGACTCTGCTCATCGGCGACGGAGCACGGACATGA
- a CDS encoding ABC transporter ATP-binding protein, giving the protein MSCDTLSSTAPDGPDQKEPRLCARGVRVRYGGTVALEGVDLIVRDGESVAIMGPSGSGKSTLLHSMAGIISPDEGTVTLRTREGVRELGGLSDAARSAVRLREYGFVFQQGMLIPELTAAENVAMPLLLAGGRKSVAIARADLLLRELGLAGLEGRRIGQLSGGQAQRVAIARARATDAHVVFADEPTGALDSRTASEVLDVLLAGTTAQGRALVMVTHDEDVASRCSRVVRLKDGRIVDSPTR; this is encoded by the coding sequence ATGAGCTGCGACACGCTTTCGTCGACCGCACCAGACGGGCCCGACCAGAAGGAACCCCGACTGTGCGCCCGAGGTGTTCGTGTCCGCTACGGCGGGACGGTGGCCTTGGAGGGCGTCGATCTGATCGTCCGCGACGGCGAATCGGTGGCGATCATGGGGCCGTCGGGATCGGGCAAGAGCACCCTTCTCCACTCCATGGCGGGAATCATCAGCCCCGACGAGGGAACGGTGACACTGCGCACACGCGAGGGTGTCAGAGAGCTCGGCGGGTTGTCGGACGCAGCGCGGTCGGCAGTGCGCCTCCGGGAATACGGCTTCGTCTTCCAGCAGGGCATGCTCATCCCCGAGCTCACCGCGGCGGAGAACGTCGCAATGCCTCTGCTCTTGGCGGGCGGGCGGAAGAGCGTAGCGATAGCGCGCGCAGACCTGCTCCTGAGGGAACTGGGTCTGGCGGGTCTCGAGGGCCGCAGGATCGGACAGCTCTCGGGCGGTCAGGCGCAGCGCGTGGCAATCGCGCGCGCCCGTGCCACGGACGCTCACGTCGTCTTCGCCGACGAGCCGACCGGCGCGCTGGACTCCAGGACGGCATCGGAAGTACTCGACGTGCTGCTCGCGGGGACCACCGCGCAGGGGCGGGCGCTGGTCATGGTGACGCACGATGAGGACGTGGCGAGCCGGTGCTCTCGGGTCGTGCGTCTGAAGGACGGTCGCATCGTCGATAGCCCTACGCGATGA
- a CDS encoding response regulator transcription factor, protein MTATSLATIRVLVVDDQELVRMGSALTLDSAADIEVVGEAATGEEAIRRTRDLKPDVVLMDVRMPGMGGIEATRIITTVHPTTRVLVLTTFDIDEYAFGGLDAGASAFLLKSTPPERLQEAVRTIHAGEAVVEPRITRQLIEHYASRGQLQGSGGAGERADPLAPLSPRERDVFGCIVAGLSNSEIGETLHLSPATVKTHVNRIFAKLHLRDRVHAVILGHELRGRRQEG, encoded by the coding sequence ATGACGGCAACCAGCCTCGCGACGATCAGAGTGCTCGTGGTGGACGACCAGGAACTCGTTCGCATGGGCAGCGCGCTGACCCTGGACTCCGCGGCCGACATCGAGGTCGTCGGCGAGGCAGCCACGGGAGAGGAGGCGATCCGACGCACGCGGGACCTCAAACCCGACGTCGTTCTGATGGACGTGCGGATGCCCGGCATGGGCGGCATCGAGGCGACCAGGATCATCACCACCGTGCACCCGACCACCCGCGTACTCGTGCTGACCACTTTCGACATCGACGAGTACGCGTTCGGTGGGCTCGATGCCGGCGCGAGCGCGTTCCTGCTCAAGAGCACTCCACCAGAGCGGTTGCAGGAGGCGGTCCGAACCATCCATGCCGGCGAGGCGGTCGTCGAACCGAGGATCACGAGGCAGCTCATCGAGCACTACGCCTCCCGCGGCCAGCTGCAGGGGAGCGGGGGAGCAGGTGAGCGAGCCGACCCGCTGGCCCCTCTCAGCCCGCGCGAGCGAGACGTCTTCGGCTGCATCGTCGCCGGGCTGTCGAACAGTGAGATCGGTGAGACCCTCCACCTTTCGCCGGCGACCGTCAAGACGCACGTCAACCGCATCTTCGCCAAGCTGCACCTGCGCGACAGGGTGCATGCGGTGATCCTGGGACACGAACTTCGGGGTCGGCGGCAAGAGGGGTGA